One Mercenaria mercenaria strain notata chromosome 12, MADL_Memer_1, whole genome shotgun sequence DNA segment encodes these proteins:
- the LOC123544711 gene encoding 6-pyruvoyl tetrahydrobiopterin synthase-like: MSGEKKLPIVYISRTDSFSACHRLHSNALTEEENRRVFGKCNNPNGHGHNYKVEVTVRGPVDPSTGMVMNISDLKTCMEKAFMSTLDHKNLDMDLDYFKDKVSTAENIAVYIWERMTEQLLPGLLYEVKVHETEKNVSIYRGDVSA, from the coding sequence ATGTCTGGAGAAAAGAAATTACCCATAGTTTACATCTCCAGAACGGACTCATTCAGCGCATGTCATCGGCTTCATTCAAACGCTCTTACAGAGGAGGAAAATCGAAGAGTGTTCGGCAAATGTAACAATCCAAACGGCCACGGCCATAATTACAAAGTCGAAGTCACAGTTCGTGGACCTGTTGACCCCTCAACTGGAATGGTAATGAACATATCTGATCTTAAAACTTGCATGGAGAAAGCGTTTATGTCGACGCTTGATCACAAAAATTTGGACATGGACTTGGATTATTTCAAGGATAAAGTTAGTACAGCGGAGAATATAGCTGTATATATATGGGAGAGAATGACTGAACAACTTTTACCTGGACTTCTATACGAAGTCAAAGTGCATGAAACTGAAAAGAATGTCTCTATATACCGAGGTGATGTATCAGCCTAA
- the LOC123546045 gene encoding 52 kDa repressor of the inhibitor of the protein kinase-like, whose product MSGKFRGLQALIRERSPHAHYVHCKSHCLNLSLVHSSNIPCVRTMMSTVQDISFLFDYSAKRLLAFQDELSRDVATQEEMNQRTKLRTLCETRWSSRADALETFKNAFPVVVHALETLQADGDEKAGQYLAAILRFEFIIALFVAEHILSSTVPLTNLLQKQDNDLLHAVSETRVVIKLCNDERADQYVWDALYDKAVDVSTEFNIQPLMPRIAGRQQNRANPDVQTVSDYYRVTLYNVFLDHLVQEMETRILGNEDRYCAQNLLPSKLADLRDDMLPTIYAAFAPDLPQTYETFKSEIARWRVRWGMTDMKPSRLQDTLQQTCKDLYPCICTIIGVLLTMPPTSATCERSFSGMKRIKNYLRTTMTSDRLSSLALIHVHKDMNIHVDQVINVFASEKCRKLDFF is encoded by the coding sequence ATGTCTGGGAAATTTCGGGGACTTCAAGCACTAATACGTGAACGTTCGCCACATGCACATTACGTGCATTGTAAATCCCATTGTTTAAACCTGTCTTTGGTACATAGTTCAAACATTCCATGTGTCCGAACCATGATGTCAACTGTTCAGGACATAAGCTTCCTGTTTGATTATTCCGCTAAACGGTTATTAGCGTTCCAGGATGAGCTGTCGCGCGATGTTGCCACACAAGAAGAAATGAACCAGCGCACTAAGCTCCGCACTCTGTGTGAAACACGTTGGTCCAGTCGGGCAGACGCTCTTGAGACGTTCAAGAATGCGTTCCCTGTGGTGGTTCACGCACTGGAGACGTTGCAGGCAGATGGCGACGAAAAGGCTGGGCAGTATCTGGCGGCCATATTGCGCTTCGAGTTTATCATAGCGCTGTTTGTGGCGGAACACATTCTGAGCAGCACCGTTCCCCTGACCAACCTCCTACAAAAGCAGGACAACGATTTATTGCACGCTGTGAGTGAAACACGCGTTGTTATTAAGTTGTGCAACGACGAAAGGGCTGATCAGTATGTTTGGGACGCTCTATACGACAAGGCCGTAGATGTTAGCACTGAATTTAACATTCAACCATTAATGCCGAGAATAGCTGGTCGACAGCAGAACAGAGCTAACCCTGATGTCCAAACAGTGTCTGATTACTACAGAGTCACTTTGTATAATGTGTTCCTGGACCATTTAGTTCAGGAAATGGAAACTCGCATCCTGGGTAATGAAGATCGGTACTGTGCGCAAAACTTACTGCCTTCAAAACTGGCTGACTTGCGGGATGATATGCTGCCGACAATATATGCCGCCTTTGCCCCCGACCTTCCTCAAACATATGAGACATTCAAGTCGGAAATTGCTAGATGGAGAGTCAGATGGGGCATGACAGACATGAAGCCTTCGAGACTCCAAGATACCCTTCAGCAGACGTGCAAGGACTTGTATCCTTGCATTTGTACCATCATCGGGGTCCTTTTGACCATGCCACCGACGTCAGCCACATGTGAAAGATCTTTTAGTGGAATGAAACGCATAAAGAACTATTTGCGAACAACAATGACATCTGACAGGCTGTCGTCGTTAGCCCTCATCCATGTACACAAGGACATGAACATCCACGTTGACCAAGTTATTAACGTGTTTGCGTCAGAGAAATGCAGAAAACtagattttttctaa